In the genome of Rhodanobacter soli, the window TTCACGTTGGTGTCGAAGGTTTCGTCGATGTGCTCGGCGGTGATCTCGCCCAGCGGAAGCAGGCTGCCCGTGCCCGCGTTGGCGAACACGATGTCGAGGGTGCCGCGCTCCGCCTTCACCGCCGCGTAGAGCCGGTCGAGATCGGCCAGGTCGGAGACCGAGCCCTGCACCGCGCGGGCATTGGGGCCGAGGTCGGCCACCGCGTCGTCGAGCGCTTCCTGCCGGCGGCCGAAGATGAAGACGAAGGCGCCTTCCTCGATGAAGCGCTTTGCCGCCGCGCGGCCGATGCCGGTGGCGCCGCCGGTGATCACGGCGGTTTTTCCATTCAACTTGCTCATGTCATGAATCCTGGGTTGGAGGGGTTGCTGCTGCCGAAGCAGTGATTGGGTTGCAGGCTGATCGCGGTCTTGTCGTGACGGCCGTACGCGCTTACGGCGCCTGCTTGAACAGGTCCTGGAAAATCAATGGGCCCCAGACGCGGCCGCGTGCCTGCACCAGCGTGCCGCCTTCGTCGAACTTCCCGAGGTTGACGGGGGCGAAGCCGAGTCGCTTGGCAAGGTCCGCCACCTGCGCTGCGGCAGCTTCGTCGTCGCTCGACAGGAACACGACCCGGTGGCCGCCCTGGACGTTCGGGTCGGTGGCCAGGGTGCGCGCCGGCAGGTGATTGAAGCCCTTCACGAACCTGGCGCCGGGGAACGCCTTGGCGGCGAAAGCGGAGGAGGGGAGACCGTCGAGAGTTTCGACAGGGGCATTCGTATTCATCGCGTCGATGATCGTCTTGCCCTGCCAATCCGGAAGCGCTTTGCCGACCTCGCGATGCCCGTCGAACAGAACCGCCAGGATGATCACGTCCGCCTTGACGGCTTCCTGCAGTGTCTTGGGGATGACCGTGGGCCCGATCGCCTGCGCCTGCGGCAACAGGGCTTCGGGCGATCGCCGACTGGCGACCGCGACTTCGATGTTGTTGCGGGCGAAAGCGCGGGCGAGGGCCTGGCCTATGGCACCGAAACCGATGATGGCGTAGCTCATGACATTGTCCTTATTCAGTACGGGATGGAGTGGTCCGACCCGTTCGGGCCGGTTGCCCAAGCGATCTGGGTCGCTTGACGCATCAACACAATTGACGAAACATGGCTTAATACGATCTATTTTCTGGATAAGCCGTGCTCGACAACGTCACCATCAACCAGCTGCGTGCGTTCGTTGCGGTGTGCGATCAGGGCAGCTTTTCGGGTGCGGCGCGGAAGCTCGCACGGGCGCAATCGGCCATCAGCCACGCGATCAAGGCGCTGGAAAGTGCGTTCGATATCGAGCTGTTCGAGCGCAACACGCGCAAGGCGCAGCTCACCGCGGCGGGGCGCAGTCTCTTGCCGGACGCACGGGCGGTAATTTCGCGCACGGAAGAAATGAAGAGTCGCGCCGGCGCGATCGCCAAGGCCGGGGTGCCGCAGGTTTCGGTGGCGGTCGACGCCTACTTCCCGCGCGCCCACCTGATCGACTGCTTGCGCACGCTGCAGGAAGAGTTCCCGACCGCCGCGATCAACCTGCGCATCACCACCATGCAGGGCGGCGAGAACCTGGTGCTCGAAAAGGTGTGCGCCCTGGCCGTCACCATCGAGAACGTGCCGGAGGTGAACCCGCAAGCCATCGAACGCCACTGGTTGCGCGAGGCGGAGATGGTGACGGTATGCGCGCCGTCCTATCCACTCGCTTCAACCCCCAAGCCCATTCCCGTGGACGAGTTCGGCCGGCACATCCAGATCATCGTCACCGACAACCAGCCCGGCGCCGAAAAGACCCAACAGGGCGTTGCCGGCAAGCGCCAGTGGCTGGTCAACGATCTCGGCGCCAAACGTGATCTGCTCAAGGCAGGTCTCGGTTGGGGACACTTGCCGCGGCACCTCGTCGCCGAGGATCTGGCAAGCGGAGAGCTCGTTGAACTCGAGCGCCGTGCGTGGCACATGGGTCCGCTCACGTTCGTGATCTCGCAGCGCCGCGGGTACGATCTCTCACCATGCGAATCGCGGCTGGTCGAGCTTCTTGGCAAAGCTTAGCTTCGTGCGGATCGCAGCTGCCTGTGGCTTGTCGATCATGGATGGACGTCCGCAGAAGAACGCCTTCATGCGATCCGTGAGCTGAGGCGCCGACTTAAGCCTCGGCCCCGCTTGTGATTGCCCATCACAGCGTTCCCGATCCCCCGGGCGAGAAGATGCGCTGGCTGCAGAGGCACGTGGCCTTCATGACACCAAACGGCGTGTCGGTTGCAACGCGGCCAAGGCCATCGAAGCAATTCGCTAGGCCGCTTGGTTGCCCTTGGTTGGAGCCAAGCGGCAAGTAGCTGGGGATGCTCATCCGCCGGCCGCTTTCAGCCCAAAAGCGATCCGTCGCTCTGACTGACCGTTGGATTATCCAGGCGTGCGTTCGGCGAAGTGTTCGAGCTGGACGCCCCAATGGGTGCGCAGGGCGGGGAGGTTCTGAGTGAGTTCGATGCTGCCTCGCCAAGCCCCTTGGTCGCTACCGCTGAATCAGCGGCCGCGGCGGCCGTTGAAATGGCCGCTGCCGGCGCCGACCGAGATGCTGACGCCGCCGCTTGGATGATCGCAGCTGCCGAAGGCCTTGGTGATGTTGACCGTGCCGGTCTGGTAGTTGCCGCTCATGTGACTGCCGCTCATCACGCCCATGCCGACGCTGCCGTGCATCTGGGGCTGGTTGTAGCTGTAGTCGTCGCAGTCGGTTTCCGTCGCGGTGTCGGTGGTGTCGGTGGTGTCGTTGTTGCCCATGCGACCGCTGGTGTCGCCGTAGTACACGCCGGGTGCGTTGCGGGCCGGCGTGGCGGCGGTGGAACTCGGGGCAGGCAGGTCGCTGGGCGGCAGCTTGAGGTTCAATGGTTTGCCGGTCGTCTGCGCCCACGCCGGTGCGGCCAGCATGGTGACCAGCAGGACAGGAAGAAACCGTTGGATGTTCATGCGTACTCCGGGGTTGTCACGTATTCAACGCGCGATGGCGCATTGGCGTGTACGTCCCTGTTGGAAAGGCCGGATGCCGACAAGTTCCTGCCGTTCCGAAGGCTGCAAAGGTTAGCCGGTGGTCTCGATTCTCTCCACGCGGCGCAAGCCGCGCGGCAGTACGCCGCCGCGGGTGGCGCGGTTGCCGCCGTACTCGACCAGGTCGGACCACTTCAGGGTGAGTTTGCGCTGGCCGGCATACATCGTCACTTCGCCCTTGCCTTCGCTGACCACCGCCACGCCGACGACCCGCTCGTCGCCGCTGACGAGCTTCGCCTTCGGGATCTCGATCAGCTTGTTGCCCTTGCCCTTGTCCAGTTCGGGCAGTTCGGCCACCGAGAACATCAGCAGGTGCCCTTCGGTGGTGACCACCACGATGCGGTCGCGCGCCGGGTCGGCACTGATCTGCGGCGCCAGCACCCTGGCCTTGTCGCTGAGGCTGATGATCTGCTTGCCGGCCTTGTTGCGGCCGGTGAGTGACTCGAAGCGGGTGACGAAGCCGTAGCCGAAGTCGGTGGCGAGGATCAGCCGGGTGTCGTTGTCGCCGGCGACCACCGCGTCGAAGCTGGCGCCCGCGGCCGGGCTGAAGCGGCCGGTCAGCGGCTCGCCGTTGCCGCGCGCCGAGGGCAGGGTGTGCGCCAGCGTGGAGTAGGCGCGCCCGGTGGAGTCGATGAACGCGACCTGCTGCGTGGTGCGGGCCTTCACCGCGGCGAGCAGGCCGTCGCCCTCGCGGTAGTTCAGTGCCTCGGCGTCGACGTCGTGGCCCTTGGCGGCGCGCGCCCAGCCCTTCTGCGAGAGCACCACGGTGACCGGTTCGCTGGCCACCAGCGCGCTCTCGTCCAGCGCATGCGCCACTTCGCGCTCGACCAGCGGCGAGCGGCGGGCGTCGCCGAATTTCTCGGCATCGGCGCGCAGCTCGTCCTTGATCAGACTCTTCAGCTTGGCCGGCGATTTCAGCAGCACGTTGATGCGCGCGCGCTCCTCTTCGAGCTGGTCGCGCTCGGCGTTGATCTTCATCTCCTCCAGCCGTGCCAGCTGGCGCAGCCGGGTTTCGAGGATGTAGTCGGTCTGTTCCTCGCTGAGCTTGAAGCGCGCCATCAGCACGGGTTTGGGCTCGTCCTCGCTGCGTACGATGCGGATGACTTCGTCGAGGTTGAGGTAGGCGGTGTGCAGGCCTTCGAGCAGGTGCAGGCGGCGGTCGACCTTGGCCAGGCGGTGTTGCAGGCGCCGGGTGACCGTGCTGGTGCGGAAGCTCAGCCATTCGCCGAGGATGCGCTTGAGGTCCTTCACCTGCGGCCGGCCGTCCAGGCCGATCATGTTGAGGTTGACGCGGAAGCTCTTCTCCATGTCCGTCGTGGCGAACAGGTGCTGCATGGTCTCGTCGGCGTCGACGCGGTTCGAGCGCGGCACGATCACCAGCCGGATCGGATTCTCGTGGTCGGACTCGTCGCGCAGGTCCTCGATCATCGGCAGCTTCTTCGCGCGCATCTGCGCGGCGATCTGCTCGAGGATCTTCGACGGGCTGACCTGGTGCGGCAGCGCGGTGATCACGATGTTGCCTTCCTCGCGCTGGTACACCGCGCGGGCACGCACCGAACCGCCGCCGGTCTGGTAGATCGCCAGCAGGTCGGCGCGCGGGGTGATGATCTCTGCCTCGGTCGGGTAGTCCGGCCCGCGCACGTGCTCGCACAGGTCGGCGACGGTGGCGTCCGGATCGTCCAGCAGGCGGATGCACGCGGTGGCCAGCTCGCGCAGGTTGTGCGGCGGGATGTCGGTGGCCATGCCGACGGCGATG includes:
- a CDS encoding NADPH-dependent F420 reductase, with product MSYAIIGFGAIGQALARAFARNNIEVAVASRRSPEALLPQAQAIGPTVIPKTLQEAVKADVIILAVLFDGHREVGKALPDWQGKTIIDAMNTNAPVETLDGLPSSAFAAKAFPGARFVKGFNHLPARTLATDPNVQGGHRVVFLSSDDEAAAAQVADLAKRLGFAPVNLGKFDEGGTLVQARGRVWGPLIFQDLFKQAP
- a CDS encoding LysR family transcriptional regulator; translated protein: MLDNVTINQLRAFVAVCDQGSFSGAARKLARAQSAISHAIKALESAFDIELFERNTRKAQLTAAGRSLLPDARAVISRTEEMKSRAGAIAKAGVPQVSVAVDAYFPRAHLIDCLRTLQEEFPTAAINLRITTMQGGENLVLEKVCALAVTIENVPEVNPQAIERHWLREAEMVTVCAPSYPLASTPKPIPVDEFGRHIQIIVTDNQPGAEKTQQGVAGKRQWLVNDLGAKRDLLKAGLGWGHLPRHLVAEDLASGELVELERRAWHMGPLTFVISQRRGYDLSPCESRLVELLGKA
- the parC gene encoding DNA topoisomerase IV subunit A — translated: MNLQANYEQIPLKEYAERAYLDYSMYVVLDRALPFVGDGLKPVQRRIIYAMSELGLAATAKPKKSARTIGDVIGKFHPHGDSSCYEAMVLMAQPFSYRYPLVDGQGNFGSPDDPKSFAAMRYTESKLSPIAEALLGELAQGTVDWVPNFDGTMDEPSWLPARVPHVLLNGSMGIAVGMATDIPPHNLRELATACIRLLDDPDATVADLCEHVRGPDYPTEAEIITPRADLLAIYQTGGGSVRARAVYQREEGNIVITALPHQVSPSKILEQIAAQMRAKKLPMIEDLRDESDHENPIRLVIVPRSNRVDADETMQHLFATTDMEKSFRVNLNMIGLDGRPQVKDLKRILGEWLSFRTSTVTRRLQHRLAKVDRRLHLLEGLHTAYLNLDEVIRIVRSEDEPKPVLMARFKLSEEQTDYILETRLRQLARLEEMKINAERDQLEEERARINVLLKSPAKLKSLIKDELRADAEKFGDARRSPLVEREVAHALDESALVASEPVTVVLSQKGWARAAKGHDVDAEALNYREGDGLLAAVKARTTQQVAFIDSTGRAYSTLAHTLPSARGNGEPLTGRFSPAAGASFDAVVAGDNDTRLILATDFGYGFVTRFESLTGRNKAGKQIISLSDKARVLAPQISADPARDRIVVVTTEGHLLMFSVAELPELDKGKGNKLIEIPKAKLVSGDERVVGVAVVSEGKGEVTMYAGQRKLTLKWSDLVEYGGNRATRGGVLPRGLRRVERIETTG